The candidate division KSB1 bacterium genome has a window encoding:
- a CDS encoding 3-isopropylmalate dehydratase, giving the protein MEEQRLLEGLVFVVGDNVDTDQIIPAQYLVYSLTDPEESKNYGRYALSGLPSEWGRFVEEGQWQSRYSIVVAGRNFGCGSSREHAPAALQIAGVKAVVAQSYARIFFRNAVDGGFLLPLETDAPLHQVLRTGEKVQIDLSSGLLRRVEDGSVYHLKPIGDVEAIVRAGGLFGYARQLGMIRSNAQVRT; this is encoded by the coding sequence ATGGAAGAGCAGCGCTTGTTGGAGGGTCTCGTCTTTGTGGTGGGGGACAATGTAGACACCGATCAGATCATCCCGGCCCAGTACCTGGTGTACAGTCTGACGGATCCCGAGGAGAGCAAGAACTACGGACGCTACGCGCTGAGTGGGCTCCCATCGGAGTGGGGGCGGTTTGTGGAGGAAGGGCAATGGCAGAGCCGCTACTCCATTGTGGTAGCGGGGCGCAATTTCGGATGCGGGTCCTCGCGGGAACACGCGCCTGCCGCCCTCCAGATCGCGGGGGTCAAAGCCGTGGTGGCTCAGAGCTATGCACGAATCTTCTTCCGGAATGCGGTGGACGGCGGGTTTCTCCTGCCGCTGGAGACCGATGCGCCTCTCCACCAGGTGTTGCGAACCGGGGAGAAGGTGCAGATTGATCTCTCTTCAGGGCTCCTGAGACGGGTAGAGGATGGCTCTGTGTACCACCTGAAACCGATCGGAGACGTAGAGGCCATTGTCCGGGCGGGGGGACTGTTTGGCTACGCGCGGCAGCTGGGGATGATTCGATCAAACGCGCAGGTGCGAACATGA
- the leuB gene encoding 3-isopropylmalate dehydrogenase: protein MMGKTDPHGSEVRRVLLLPGDGIGPEVVGAAQKVLQAAVDCTDRALEFEEGLIGGVALERTGDPLPAETRAALERVDAVLLGAVGSPRWDNAPTDRRPETGLLELRATLGTFANLRPVRTYRPLLVASSLKPQVVDGVDIVVVRELTSDLYFGKPKERRGEPPDRSAVDTMYYHESEVRRIAEVAFRLARERRKHVTSVDKANVLCASQLWREVVTEVAREFPDVTLRHMLVDTAAMQLVRDPRQFDVLLTANMFGDILSDEAAILTGSIGMLPSASLGGKVGLYEPVHGSAPDLAGKDQANPLGTILSAAMMCRLSLGWPDIAEAIELAVADVLNAGYHTPDLPGSPAFLVGTREITDILIDYLERRLFENPTKRRSNRVPGKRQDLVQREAG, encoded by the coding sequence ATGATGGGAAAAACAGACCCACACGGTTCGGAGGTACGGAGGGTACTGCTTCTGCCGGGGGATGGGATCGGCCCCGAGGTGGTTGGAGCGGCGCAGAAGGTCTTGCAGGCGGCTGTAGACTGCACCGACCGGGCTCTTGAGTTTGAAGAGGGGCTCATTGGCGGTGTGGCGCTGGAACGGACAGGGGATCCTCTGCCTGCGGAGACCCGCGCGGCGCTGGAGCGCGTCGACGCCGTCCTCCTCGGTGCCGTGGGATCGCCCCGCTGGGACAACGCGCCGACCGACCGGCGTCCGGAGACGGGACTTCTGGAGCTTCGCGCCACCTTAGGAACCTTCGCCAATCTGCGGCCGGTGCGTACCTATCGGCCGCTCCTCGTCGCCTCAAGCCTGAAACCCCAGGTGGTCGATGGCGTTGATATTGTGGTCGTGCGCGAGCTGACCTCGGATCTCTATTTCGGGAAGCCCAAGGAACGCCGGGGTGAGCCGCCCGATCGGAGCGCGGTAGACACGATGTACTACCATGAGTCCGAGGTGCGGCGCATCGCCGAGGTGGCGTTCCGGCTGGCCAGGGAGAGGCGGAAGCACGTCACATCGGTCGACAAGGCCAACGTGCTTTGCGCCTCCCAGCTGTGGCGCGAGGTGGTCACCGAGGTCGCGCGCGAATTTCCGGACGTGACGCTGCGCCACATGCTGGTGGACACCGCGGCGATGCAGCTTGTGCGCGACCCCCGCCAGTTCGATGTCCTGCTGACCGCCAACATGTTCGGGGATATCTTGAGCGACGAGGCGGCGATCCTCACCGGTTCCATCGGCATGCTCCCCTCCGCTTCCCTGGGTGGCAAGGTAGGTCTCTACGAGCCCGTCCACGGCTCCGCCCCGGATCTTGCTGGCAAGGACCAGGCGAACCCCCTTGGGACCATCCTCAGCGCCGCCATGATGTGCCGCCTCTCGTTGGGCTGGCCCGACATTGCAGAGGCCATCGAACTGGCCGTGGCCGACGTCCTGAACGCGGGTTACCATACGCCCGACCTGCCCGGTTCCCCCGCCTTCCTGGTCGGAACCCGCGAAATCACCGACATCCTCATCGACTATCTGGAGCGACGGCTGTTCGAGAACCCAACGAAGAGGAGGTCGAACCGTGTACCCGGAAAACGGCAAGATCTGGTACAACGGGAAGCTGGTTGA
- a CDS encoding branched-chain amino acid transaminase, which translates to MYPENGKIWYNGKLVDWNEGRIHLASHVIHYGTGVFEGIRVYKTDSGPQVFRLREHIRRFFFSAHAYQMAIPYSEEEVIQACLETVRANGFEECYIRPIAFRGYGPLGVHPGRCPVEVAVLTWKWGAYLGEEALTKGVRVTITGWRKFHGSMMPTTAKACGQYLNSVLGVQEARQNGYDEAIFLDVNGYLAEGSGENLFLVLGDQILTNGSESSILLGITRDAVIQMARALGYQVQTRLLVRGDLYAADEAFFTGTAAEITPIREVDGRVIGTGEAGPVTRKLQSLFFEIVRGKRPEYRHWLTPVYG; encoded by the coding sequence GTGTACCCGGAAAACGGCAAGATCTGGTACAACGGGAAGCTGGTTGACTGGAACGAGGGGCGCATTCACCTTGCCTCGCACGTGATCCACTACGGAACGGGTGTCTTCGAGGGAATCCGTGTCTACAAGACCGATAGCGGCCCCCAGGTCTTCCGCCTCCGCGAGCACATCCGCCGCTTCTTTTTCTCCGCCCACGCCTACCAGATGGCCATCCCCTACTCGGAAGAGGAGGTCATCCAGGCATGCCTGGAAACCGTGCGGGCCAACGGCTTCGAGGAATGCTACATCCGGCCTATTGCCTTCCGAGGGTACGGTCCTCTGGGCGTCCACCCCGGACGTTGCCCCGTGGAAGTGGCGGTCCTCACCTGGAAATGGGGCGCCTACCTCGGCGAGGAGGCCCTCACCAAGGGAGTGCGGGTCACAATCACCGGCTGGCGGAAGTTCCATGGCAGCATGATGCCGACCACCGCCAAAGCCTGTGGTCAGTATCTCAACTCCGTGCTCGGCGTTCAGGAGGCGCGCCAGAACGGCTACGACGAGGCGATCTTTCTGGACGTCAACGGCTACCTGGCTGAGGGCTCCGGCGAAAATCTGTTCCTCGTGCTCGGGGATCAGATCCTCACCAACGGGAGCGAGTCGAGCATCCTCTTGGGGATTACGCGCGACGCGGTGATCCAGATGGCCCGCGCTTTGGGCTATCAGGTGCAAACGCGCCTTCTGGTGCGCGGAGACCTTTACGCCGCCGACGAGGCCTTCTTCACGGGCACAGCCGCCGAGATCACACCCATCCGGGAGGTGGATGGACGGGTCATCGGAACGGGGGAAGCCGGCCCCGTGACCCGCAAACTGCAGAGTTTGTTTTTCGAGATCGTCCGGGGCAAACGTCCGGAATACCGACATTGGTTGACCCCGGTCTACGGATGA
- the proC gene encoding pyrroline-5-carboxylate reductase, whose protein sequence is MLLEGKKLAILGAGQMGQALIGGLVRANVVSPESILATDVRPEVLRHVHTTWGVTVGTDNPNAVRQSDVVVLCVKPQTSGRVLAEIAPEIRRDHLVISIMAGIPTRLIADRLGKPVAVVRAMPNIAALVGEAVTAVAPGRHATGEHLRMAETIFGAVGRVEVVEENLMDAVTGLSGSGPAFVYTIIEALTEGGVMMGLSREVAARLSAQTVLGAAKMVRETGLHPAILRDQVTTPAGTAIHGIYSLESDGLRPMLINAVRSATKRSSELSQFLIQSADNEVSEKAA, encoded by the coding sequence ATGCTGCTCGAGGGTAAGAAGCTGGCCATCTTGGGCGCCGGTCAGATGGGACAGGCGCTGATCGGGGGATTGGTACGGGCGAACGTGGTGAGCCCGGAGTCTATCCTGGCTACCGATGTGCGGCCGGAGGTGCTCCGACACGTGCACACAACCTGGGGCGTGACAGTGGGTACAGACAACCCCAACGCGGTGCGTCAGAGCGACGTGGTGGTCCTGTGCGTCAAGCCCCAGACAAGTGGCCGTGTGCTGGCCGAAATCGCGCCGGAGATCCGTCGGGACCATCTGGTAATCAGCATCATGGCTGGCATCCCTACCCGGCTCATTGCCGATCGTTTGGGTAAACCCGTGGCCGTAGTTCGGGCGATGCCGAATATCGCGGCCTTGGTAGGGGAGGCTGTGACGGCCGTGGCGCCAGGTCGCCATGCCACGGGGGAACATCTCCGCATGGCCGAGACCATCTTTGGCGCGGTGGGACGCGTGGAAGTGGTCGAAGAAAATCTGATGGACGCCGTGACGGGATTAAGCGGGAGTGGCCCGGCGTTCGTCTACACGATTATCGAAGCCCTCACAGAGGGTGGCGTCATGATGGGCCTCTCGCGCGAGGTGGCCGCAAGGCTCAGCGCGCAGACCGTGCTCGGGGCGGCCAAAATGGTGCGCGAGACAGGACTGCACCCGGCGATCCTCCGGGACCAGGTAACAACCCCGGCCGGCACGGCGATCCATGGCATCTATTCCCTCGAGTCCGACGGTCTTCGTCCAATGCTGATCAATGCCGTCCGCAGCGCGACCAAACGCTCCAGCGAACTGAGTCAGTTCCTGATCCAAAGCGCCGACAACGAGGTCTCGGAAAAGGCGGCGTGA
- a CDS encoding aminopeptidase P family protein, with amino-acid sequence MDLKAIQEALQEAQLDGWLFYDFHNRDAIAHRILEIDTHRFTSRRWFYFIPAKGEPHKIVHTIEPWRLDHLPGIKHTYLSWKELHDALRGVLAGARRVAMQYSPMNHIPYVSVVDGGTIDLVRAFGIEVVSSADLVGRFEARLDRRAYESHLQASEALHKVRARTFEEVSSRLQAGHCPTEYEIQQYMCEQMRKEGLVWNDGPIVAVNAHAADPHFEPTEANCLPIRTGDLLLVDLWAKIDAPGSIYADITWMGYIGDEVPERLSYLFAIVRQARETAVMFLEDRLRQGDPVHGWEVDEACRKVIADAGYGAYFIHRTGHSIGTEVHGNGVNIDNLETKDERLILPGCCFSIEPGIYLPEEGIGIRSEINVFVHEGGKVEVTGPQQGQIVAIPG; translated from the coding sequence ATGGATCTGAAGGCCATCCAGGAGGCACTTCAGGAAGCCCAACTCGACGGCTGGCTCTTCTACGACTTCCACAACCGCGATGCGATAGCCCACAGAATCCTGGAGATCGACACCCATCGCTTCACCTCACGGCGATGGTTTTATTTTATCCCCGCGAAGGGAGAGCCTCACAAGATCGTCCACACCATCGAACCCTGGCGCTTGGACCACCTGCCGGGAATCAAACACACCTACCTCAGCTGGAAAGAACTTCACGATGCCTTGAGGGGCGTCTTGGCCGGCGCCCGCCGAGTGGCCATGCAGTACTCGCCGATGAACCACATCCCCTACGTCTCTGTGGTGGATGGTGGCACCATCGATCTGGTCCGCGCCTTTGGGATCGAAGTAGTGTCCAGTGCGGATCTGGTAGGCCGGTTCGAAGCTCGCCTGGACCGGAGGGCGTACGAGAGCCATCTTCAGGCTTCGGAAGCCCTTCACAAGGTTCGGGCTCGCACCTTTGAGGAGGTCTCTTCTCGTCTGCAGGCGGGACACTGCCCGACCGAATACGAGATTCAGCAGTACATGTGCGAGCAGATGCGCAAGGAGGGCCTGGTGTGGAACGATGGCCCCATCGTGGCGGTCAACGCCCACGCGGCCGACCCCCATTTTGAGCCCACTGAGGCGAACTGTCTGCCGATCCGAACCGGCGACCTTCTGCTCGTCGATCTCTGGGCTAAGATCGATGCCCCGGGCAGTATCTACGCAGACATCACTTGGATGGGCTATATCGGAGACGAGGTTCCGGAAAGACTATCCTATCTCTTCGCCATTGTCCGGCAGGCACGGGAGACGGCAGTGATGTTTCTGGAGGACCGCCTCCGACAGGGGGATCCGGTACACGGGTGGGAAGTGGACGAGGCCTGCCGCAAGGTGATTGCCGACGCGGGGTACGGCGCCTACTTCATCCACCGGACAGGCCACAGCATCGGCACCGAAGTACACGGCAACGGAGTCAATATCGACAATCTGGAGACCAAGGACGAGCGGCTGATCCTGCCCGGGTGCTGCTTCTCCATCGAGCCGGGAATCTACTTGCCGGAGGAGGGGATCGGCATTCGCTCAGAGATCAACGTGTTCGTCCACGAGGGAGGGAAGGTGGAGGTAACGGGTCCGCAGCAAGGCCAGATCGTGGCGATACCGGGGTAG